A stretch of the Malus domestica chromosome 08, GDT2T_hap1 genome encodes the following:
- the LOC103441996 gene encoding mitotic spindle checkpoint protein MAD1: MIVRTPPTKKQRAAAPEAETTPPAPGPGPLVIFEDDPPPPSSSLPPPDSSSHHLLCTYQCRQMVKSDFIDALSNAEKQASDYQSKLAALNEKFCKVESERKKYLDQFLYVEQELAAAKGREQALQEQLLKELHDSHERLTKQLQSNSELEVKLQNEMNLRMKAESSAALAEEKASVVEGKLRHLSENIEREKKRLNNDFSQLKGESKLSVSRITADLERMECRAHNAEKESELLKKQLDDIKKQLSECVQQKSEVEKKLSSFTFQEVESTENNILVKHLQEELRNFDAEVREARKLKLAHENVELLKEKLLEEKGRRERAEAELSKLQELQLSMKKLENELTTWKLMSKDIPGVSCSEDIPVKFAALQKEVIDSMMKVGEANAALKQLEVALDAAKIDKQNAEIEANLAKEKVDVSKSEVKRIELMLSMVTEERDKLRNVLNGLKSAKNDEAGDEAASQTFLQEVESSLAKKEAYIKELECGLCEQKEVNSRQREEIKLLNERLNNEARRMKSLERESDRLRSEIALLESKIGHGDFSAANTKVLRMVNTLAADNEAKQTIEALQTELQKTKEKLQAVEELKSQSGDAGTLVDSYISGKIVQLKEQIATLEKREERYKTVFADRISVFRRACCELFGYKIVMDEHQRPNGIPITRFTLQSIYAQSDDEKLEFEYESGSTNILANDYTSQSEISQQVEIFIRKLNSIPAFTANLTVESFNRRTLT, encoded by the exons ATGATAGTAAGAACTCCCCCGACGAAGAAGCAACGGGCGGCGGCGCCGGAGGCGGAGACCACACCGCCTGCCCCAGGCCCTGGCCCTCTCGTCATCTTCGAGGACgaccctcctcctccttcttcttcccttccaCCTCCCGATTCCTCCTCCCACCACTTGCTCTGCACCTATCAATGCCGCCAAATG GTTAAATCAGACTTTATAGATGCCTTGAGCAACGCGGAGAAGCAAGCTTCTGATTATCAATCTAAATTGGCAGCTTTAAATGAGAAATTTTGCAAAGTTG AATCTGAGCGGAAGAAATATCTGGATCAATTTTTGTATGTGGAACAAGAACTTGCTGCTGCAAAGGGACGTGAACAGGCTCTGCAGGAGCAGCTTTTGAAGGAGTTACATGATTCTCATGAAAGATTGACTAAACAATTACAATCAAACAGCGAACTTGAG GTGAAGCTTCAAAATGAAATGAACCTTCGCATGAAAGCTGAGTCTTCAGCAGCTTTGGCTGAGGAGAAAGCAAGTGTTGTAGAGGGGAAACTGAGACATCTTTCTGAAAACATAGAGAGGGAAAAAAAGCGTCTCAATAACGATTTTTCCCAGCTGAAAGGAGAATCCAAGCTTTCTGTTTCTAGAATAACAGCAGAT CTTGAACGAATGGAATGCAGAGCTCATAATGCTGAGAAAGAATCAGAGCTATTGAAAAAGCAGCTGGATGATATTAAGAAACAACTTAGCGAG TGCGTGCAACAAAAAAGCGAAGTGGAGAAGAAACTGTCAAGTTTTACATTTCAAGAAGTTGAATCCACGGAGAATAATATTCTAGTTAAACATCTGCAAGAAGAGCTTAGAAACTTT GATGCTGAAGTGAGGGAAGCAAGAAAGCTGAAGTTGGCTcatgaaaatgttgagttattgaaggaaaaattgttgGAAGAAAAGGGCCGTAGAGAGAGGGCAGAGGCAGAGTTATCCAAACTACAAGAATTACAGCTTAGTATGAAGAAGTTGGAGAATGAATTGACAACTTGGAAGTTGATGAGTAAAGACATTCCAGGCGTGTCATGTTCTGAGGATATACCTGTTAAATTTGCAGCTTTACAAAA AGAGGTAATTGATAGCATGATGAAAGTGGGTGAGGCTAATGCTGCCTTGAAACAACTGGAGGTAGCTCTAGATGCTgcaaaaattgataaacaaaatGCTGAAATAGAGGCTAACCTGGCGAAAGAGAAGGTGGATGTATCAAAATCAGAGGTTAAGCGGATTGAATTAATG CTCTCTATGGTTACTGAGGAAAGGGATAAGTTGAGAAATGTCCTTAATGGACTGAAGTCGGCAAAGAATGATGAAGCTGGAGATGAAGCAGCCAGTCAAACTTTTCTTCAG GAGGTTGAATCATCACTTGCAAAGAAAGAGGCCTATATTAAAGAATTGGAATGTGGTCTGTGTGAACAAAAAGAAGTTAATAGTCGTCAACGTGAAGAAATAAAGTTGCTTAATGAGAGGTTGAACAATGAAGCTAGAAGAATGAAGTCATTGGAGAGGGAGAGCGATCGACTTCGTTCAGAGATCGCTCTGCTGGAGTCCAAG ATTGGTCATGGCGATTTCTCTGCTGCAAATACTAAAGTTTTAAGAATGGTGAATACTCTTGCGGCTGATAATGAAGCAAAACAAACTATTGAGGCATTACAAACTGAGTTACAGAAGACAAAGGAGAAGTTACAAGCTGTGGAAGAATTGAAAAGTCAATCAG GTGATGCTGGAACATTGGTGGATTCCTACATATCTGGGAAGATAGTGCAGTTGAAAGAACAAATTGCAACTCTGGAAAAACGTGAAGAAAG GTACAAGACTGTTTTTGCCGACCGAATTTCAGTGTTCAGGAGGGCATGTTGTGAGCTCTTTGGTTACAAG ATTGTGATGGATGAACACCAGCGTCCCAATGGAATCCCCATTACACGTTTTACCCTCCAATCTATATATGCGCAAAGTGATGATGAGAAGCTTGAATTTGAATATGAATCAGGGAGCACAAACATTTTG GCAAATGATTACACCTCGCAGTCTGAGATATCTCAACAG GTTGAGATATTTATTCGGAAGTTGAATTCAATCCCAGCTTTCACTGCCAACTTAACAGTGGAGTCTTTCAACCGGCGAACCCTGACTTAA
- the LOC103442046 gene encoding beta-amyrin 16-alpha-hydroxylase CYP87D16-like isoform X1: protein MWVAVLMVSFLVIYCTRWFYKWRTPGAKGNGVLPPGSMGLPFLGETLSLLIPSYSLDLHPFVRKRIQRYGPIFRTSFIGRRVVVSADPEINSYLFSQEGKLVELWYLDTFNKLLSLEGENRITGPGLIHKYMRSSLRNHLSPEALKEKLPQLVAWIDKTLLHWSTKPSVEIKHAVSAMVVEFTASFLCGYDVDKSPVDISEKFATFTKGLTSWPLNIPGTAFHKCLKDQEKVITMITNMLKERRAKEVEEEGDFLDQAIKDLKTENYLTEDFIVRLLYGFLFGSFESIATVMCLGFKLLAEHPEVMEELAAEHEAILKNRADSDSSLTWEEYKSLTFTPHVVSEILRLTSNPPGLLRRAIKDIEIKGYTIPADWTIMVVNSTLHLDPVMYKDPLAFNPWRWKDLDSYTVAKNFTPFGGGSRQCAGAEYSKVVLATFLHVVVSKYRWTIIKGGRIARRPLIAFGDGIHIRFSQK, encoded by the exons ATGTGGGTGGCGGTGTTGATGGTTTCGTTTCTTGTGATATATTGCACTCGATGGTTTTACAAATGGAGGACTCCAGGAGCCAAGGGCAATGGAGTTCTTCCTCCTGGTTCCATGGGCCTCCCTTTCCTTGGAGAAACCCTTTCTTTGCTCATTCCTAGCTACTCCCTCGACCTCCACCCCTTCGTCAGGAAAAGAATTCAAAG ATATGGACCGATATTTCGAACAAGTTTTATCGGGCGGCGTGTTGTTGTCTCGGCAGATCCCGAAATCAACAGTTACCTCTTCTCACAAGAAGGGAAGTTAGTTGAACTGTGGTACCTGGACACATTCAACAAGCTCTTATCATTAGAAGGCGAAAATCGGATAACTGGACCTGGCCTAATTCACAAGTATATGAGAAGCAGTCTTCGGAATCACTTGTCTCCGGAGGCCCTCAAGGAAAAGCTTCCTCAGCTAGTAGCATGGATCGACAAAACCCTACTCCACTGGTCTACCAAGCCTTCTGTTGAAATCAAGCATGCTGTTTCCGCT ATGGTTGTTGAATTTACTGCAAGCTTTTTGTGCGGTTATGATGTTGATAAATCGCCTGTCGATATAAGCGAAAAATTTGCTACATTCACCAAGGGTCTTACCTCATGGCCCTTGAACATCCCTGGTACTGCATTCCACAAATGCTTAAAG GACCAAGAGAAAGTAATTACGATGATTACGAACATGCTAAAGGAGAGGCGTGCTAAGGAGGTAGAAGAAGAGGGAGATTTCCTTGATCAAGCGATTAAAGACTTAAAGACGGAGAACTACTTAACCGAGGACTTCATTGTGCGTCTGCTGTACGGGTTCTTATTTGGTAGCTTTGAGTCCATTGCGACTGTAATGTGCCTCGGTTTCAAACTACTAGCTGAGCATCCTGAAGTAATGGAGGAACTAGCT GCTGAGCATGAGGCAATTCTCAAAAACCGAGCGGATTCAGATTCTTCACTCACCTGGGAAGAATACAAATCGCTGACTTTCACTCCTCAT GTGGTGAGTGAAATTCTGAGATTGACGAGTAATCCTCCAGGACTCCTACGCAGAGCAATCAAGGATATCGAAATAAAGG GATATACAATCCCAGCCGACTGGACGATCATGGTGGTTAATTCTACTCTACATCTGGACCCTGTCATGTACAAAGATCCGCTTGCTTTTAACCCATGGCGCTGGAAGGATCTCGATTCGTACACGGTGGCTAAGAATTTTACGCCGTTTGGAGGAGGATCGAGACAATGTGCAGGGGCAGAGTATTCTAAAGTGGTGCTTGCCACCTTTCTTCATGTTGTGGTCTCCAAATACAG GTGGACAATAATCAAGGGAGGACGAATTGCTCGACGGCCTCTGATAGCATTTGGAGATGGCATCCACATTCGATTCTCACAAAAGTGA
- the LOC103441995 gene encoding protein NRT1/ PTR FAMILY 4.3: MEQRRQNHKVEAIDTSEMAEEMTVDWRGRPSNPTKHGGMRAAAFVLGLQSFEIMGIAAVGNNLITYVINEMHFSLSNSANVVTNFIGTVFLLALVGGYVSDSYLGSFWTMLIFGFVELSGFILLSVQAHVPQLKPPPCNVNNGEECVEAKGFKSLIFFVALYLVALGSGCVKPNMIAHGADQFNPDDPKQSKKLSTYFNAAYFAFSMGELVALTLLVWVQTHSGMDVGFGVSAAAMAMGLISLVSGTLYYRNKRPQGSILTPIAQVFVAAILKRKQVCPSNPQMLHGSQNNALNDNATFSSDAGSFLHTEKFRFLDKACIKIQDRTNSKESPWRLCTVTQVKQVKILLSVIPIFASTIIFNTILAQLQTFSVQQGSMMNTKLTKSFHIPPASLQSIPYIILLILVPLYDTFFVPFARKFTGHDSGISPLMRIGFGLFFATFSMIAAAIMEEKRRDAAIHSNQIISIFWITPQFLIFGLSEMLTAVGLIEFFYKQSLKGMQAFLTALTYCSYSFGFYLSSLLVSLVNKITTSSGGGVGGGWLGDNNLNKDRLDLFYWLLAGLSFLNFLNYLFWSHWYSHTPSSSSAPSALPQLHGHDTARTEDYNHHRLDDNIP, from the exons ATGGAACAAAGGAGGCAGAACCACAAAGTTGAGGCCATTGACACATCTGAAATGGCGGAAGAGATGACTGTTGATTGGAGAGGCAGACCTTCCAATCCTACCAAGCATGGTGGCATGAGAGCTGCTGCATTTGTTCTTG GGCTTCAATCATTTGAGATAATGGGAATTGCTGCAGTTGGGAACAACCTCATAACATACGTGATAAATGAGATGCACTTTTCTCTGTCAAATTCGGCCAACGTAGTGACGAACTTTATTGGAACTGTCTTTCTCTTAGCCCTTGTTGGTGGCTACGTCTCTGATTCTTATCTTGGGAGTTTCTGGACCATGCTTATCTTTGGTTTTGTGGAACTTTCG GGTTTCATATTATTGTCAGTCCAAGCTCATGTTCCGCAGCTAAAGCCACCCCCATGCAACGTTAATAACGGAGAGGAGTGTGTAGAGGCAAAAGGGTTCAAGTCACTAATCTTCTTCGTAGCACTTTACTTGGTGGCATTGGGAAGTGGCTGTGTGAAGCCTAACATGATTGCTCACGGGGCTGACCAGTTCAACCCAGATGACCCAAAGCAGTCCAAGAAACTCTCCACCTATTTCAATGCTGCCTACTTTGCCTTTTCCATGGGTGAACTCGTCGCCCTCACTCTTCTCGTGTGGGTCCAAACTCACTCTGGAATGGATGTTGGCTTTGGAGTCTCAGCAGCCGCCATGGCGATGGGGTTGATCAGCTTGGTTTCTGGCACCCTATATTACAGGAACAAACGACCTCAAGGAAGCATACTCACTCCCATTGCTCAA gTTTTTGTGGCTGCAATACTAAAGAGAAAGCAGGTCTGTCCATCTAATCCACAGATGCTTCATGGAAGCCAAAACAATGCGCTAAATGACAATGCTACTTTCTCTTCTGACGCTGGCAGCTTTCTTCACACTGAAAAGTTCAG GTTCTTGGACAAGGCCTGCATTAAAATTCAAGATCGCACTAACTCAAAGGAAAGTCCGTGGAGATTGTGCACCGTTACTCAAGTGAAGCAAGTAAAAATACTTCTTTCAGTCATCCCAATTTTTGCTTCCACCATAATTTTCAACACAATTTTGGCTCAGCTCCAAACTTTCTCGGTCCAACAAGGAAGTATGATGAACACCAAGCTAACCAAATCCTTCCATATACCTCCAGCTTCACTTCAATCCATCCCTTACATCATTCTTCTCATCCTTGTCCCTCTCTATGACACTTTCTTTGTTCCATTTGCTCGAAAATTCACCGGTCACGATTCCGGTATCTCCCCATTAATGAGAATAGGGTTTGGACTCTTTTTTGCGACGTTTTCGATGATCGCGGCTGCCATCATGGAGGAAAAGAGAAGGGATGCAGCTATACATTCGAACCAAATAATTTCCATTTTTTGGATCACCCCACAATTCTTGATCTTTGGATTATCGGAAATGCTCACTGCCGTAGGCCTCATTGAGTTCTTTTACAAACAATCCTTGAAAGGGATGCAAGCATTTTTAACTGCCTTGACCTATTGCTCCTATTCATTTGGGTTTTACCTGAGCTCCCTGCTCGTCTCTCTGGTGAATAAGATCACAACATCCTCAGGTGGTGGCGTTGGTGGTGGTTGGCTGGGTGACAATAATCTCAACAAAGACAGACTGGACCTTTTCTATTGGTTGCTGGCAGGCCTCAGCTTCCTCAACTTCCTCAACTATCTATTTTGGTCTCACTGGTACTCTCACACCCCTTCATCTTCATCAGCACCAAGTGCACTACCCCAGCTGCATGGTCATGACACTGCTCGCACGGAGGATTATAACCATCATAGACTGGATGATAATATACCATAA
- the LOC103442046 gene encoding beta-amyrin 16-alpha-hydroxylase CYP87D16-like isoform X2, translating to MWVAVLMVSFLVIYCTRWFYKWRTPGAKGNGVLPPGSMGLPFLGETLSLLIPSYSLDLHPFVRKRIQRYGPIFRTSFIGRRVVVSADPEINSYLFSQEGKLVELWYLDTFNKLLSLEGENRITGPGLIHKYMRSSLRNHLSPEALKEKLPQLVAWIDKTLLHWSTKPSVEIKHAVSAMVVEFTASFLCGYDVDKSPVDISEKFATFTKGLTSWPLNIPGTAFHKCLKDQEKVITMITNMLKERRAKEVEEEGDFLDQAIKDLKTENYLTEDFIVRLLYGFLFGSFESIATVMCLGFKLLAEHPEVMEELAAEHEAILKNRADSDSSLTWEEYKSLTFTPHVVSEILRLTSNPPGLLRRAIKDIEIKGYTIPADWTIMVVNSTLHLDPVMYKDPLAFNPWRWKDLDSYTVAKNFTPFGGGSRQCAGAEYSKVVLATFLHVVVSKYR from the exons ATGTGGGTGGCGGTGTTGATGGTTTCGTTTCTTGTGATATATTGCACTCGATGGTTTTACAAATGGAGGACTCCAGGAGCCAAGGGCAATGGAGTTCTTCCTCCTGGTTCCATGGGCCTCCCTTTCCTTGGAGAAACCCTTTCTTTGCTCATTCCTAGCTACTCCCTCGACCTCCACCCCTTCGTCAGGAAAAGAATTCAAAG ATATGGACCGATATTTCGAACAAGTTTTATCGGGCGGCGTGTTGTTGTCTCGGCAGATCCCGAAATCAACAGTTACCTCTTCTCACAAGAAGGGAAGTTAGTTGAACTGTGGTACCTGGACACATTCAACAAGCTCTTATCATTAGAAGGCGAAAATCGGATAACTGGACCTGGCCTAATTCACAAGTATATGAGAAGCAGTCTTCGGAATCACTTGTCTCCGGAGGCCCTCAAGGAAAAGCTTCCTCAGCTAGTAGCATGGATCGACAAAACCCTACTCCACTGGTCTACCAAGCCTTCTGTTGAAATCAAGCATGCTGTTTCCGCT ATGGTTGTTGAATTTACTGCAAGCTTTTTGTGCGGTTATGATGTTGATAAATCGCCTGTCGATATAAGCGAAAAATTTGCTACATTCACCAAGGGTCTTACCTCATGGCCCTTGAACATCCCTGGTACTGCATTCCACAAATGCTTAAAG GACCAAGAGAAAGTAATTACGATGATTACGAACATGCTAAAGGAGAGGCGTGCTAAGGAGGTAGAAGAAGAGGGAGATTTCCTTGATCAAGCGATTAAAGACTTAAAGACGGAGAACTACTTAACCGAGGACTTCATTGTGCGTCTGCTGTACGGGTTCTTATTTGGTAGCTTTGAGTCCATTGCGACTGTAATGTGCCTCGGTTTCAAACTACTAGCTGAGCATCCTGAAGTAATGGAGGAACTAGCT GCTGAGCATGAGGCAATTCTCAAAAACCGAGCGGATTCAGATTCTTCACTCACCTGGGAAGAATACAAATCGCTGACTTTCACTCCTCAT GTGGTGAGTGAAATTCTGAGATTGACGAGTAATCCTCCAGGACTCCTACGCAGAGCAATCAAGGATATCGAAATAAAGG GATATACAATCCCAGCCGACTGGACGATCATGGTGGTTAATTCTACTCTACATCTGGACCCTGTCATGTACAAAGATCCGCTTGCTTTTAACCCATGGCGCTGGAAGGATCTCGATTCGTACACGGTGGCTAAGAATTTTACGCCGTTTGGAGGAGGATCGAGACAATGTGCAGGGGCAGAGTATTCTAAAGTGGTGCTTGCCACCTTTCTTCATGTTGTGGTCTCCAAATACAGGTGA
- the LOC103428985 gene encoding uncharacterized protein isoform X2: protein MERELNEVIALTEELLATAKQNQNSGLDFGTSDSTSPSLPQTQRNENDSGNISDYHDKFSVGTKVQAVWSEDGEWYDATIESLTPNGYFVTYDSWGNKEEVDPDNVRPIQEGAVNALLEAERVAEATKQALKRKIAQASSIDFQSRSLPPKLRIEPDDPEDVKVTKRKKIHAFKSKMRMEQLEVTQNKRQNAWQQFQTTKGKTKKIGFFSGRKRESIFKSPDDPFGKVGVTGSGKGLTDFQKREKHLHLKGGTGENDEEAP from the exons GCAAAGCAAAATCAGAATTCCGGATTAGATTTCGGGACAAGTGATAGTACATCACCTAGTTTGCCCCAGACTCAGAGGAATGAAAAT GATTCAGGGAATATTTCCGATTATCATGACAAGTTTTCTGTGGGCACAAAAGTTCAAGCTGTTTGGAGTGAAGATGGGGAGTG GTATGATGCCACAATCGAGTCTCTTACTCCAAATGGGTATTTCGTTACTTATGATAGCTGGGGGAATAAAGAAGAG GTGGATCCAGACAATGTAAGACCAATTCAAGAAGGGGCTGTCAATGCATTGCTGGAAGCTGAAAGGGTTGCTGAGGCCACAAAACAAGCACTCAAAAGGAAGATTGCACAAGCTTCTTCTATTGACTTCCAATCACGAAGTTTACCACCAAAACTTCGTATAGAACCTGATGATCCAGAGGATGTG AAAGTTACCAAACGCAAAAAGATACATGCTTTCAAGTCGAAGATGAGGATGGAACAACTGGAAGTTACACAGAATAAACGTCAAAATGCTTGGCAACAGTTCCAAACAACCAAAGGCAAGACTAAGAAG ATTGGTTTCTTTTCTGGACGCAAGCGTGAGAGCATTTTCAAGTCTCCTGATGATCCTTTTGGGAAGGTTGGGGTGACTGGAAGTGGGAAGGGCTTGACAGATTTTCAGAAGAGGGAAAAACACTTGCACCTCAAAGGGGGAACGGGTGAGAATGATGAAGAGGCTCCTTAG